TTCATAATCACAACCAAGCACCGCATTTTTACGCGTCCCCATGACGCTCATGAGGTGCAGGTCTTTTTCCTCAATCTCCTCAAAAAGCTCCATCTGACGATAAATATCTCCGCTATCAGCTTCCTTAAGAATACGTGCCAATTTTTCAGGAGTAAGCCCATTACTTGGATATGTACTATATTTATCCCTTATGCTCGCAACTGCAATTTCATCTTTTATCGGACGCATACCACTTGTTTTAATTGGTTTGCCAAAACTATCTAAAATCAATTAATATGCCCCCTTTCGCTTAAATCGTTTTTTAGCAACACTTTTATACTCAACCGGTACAAATTCTGCCTGTCCTGCATGAAGTCCTAAAGCTGCTGCCCAAAACCTATCCGCATGACCGTTTTCGTTGCGATCAGCATCATAACGAATATTACCCGCTGCCGTAACAAGTTTCTTTACACTATGCAAATCGTTTCGGATTGCTTTTACAACTGGAATTCTTGCTTGCTTATCCTCAAAAATCTGCTTCATATTAACGGCCATTTGTGCCTTTGATGCTGAGGTAAATGTTACCTGCTCTACTCTTGATTTTCCAAAATCAAGCTGTGCATCTTCTGCCAAGTTTGCTCCAATCCCCGTACAATCAATACATGCACGACGAAGTTTGAGCAAACGTAGATATTCATACAAAATCTTTTTCTGTGACCGAAATTTCATTTTTACTAACTCATGAACAGCTCTTGTATAAAACACATCACCAAGCTTCTCCCAAAGCCAGATTACTGATAAATCTTTTTTTCTCCCAATATCTAATCCTAAGAAAAGGTCTCCAAAAGGATTAAAAAACTCCGGTAAAATGATGGATGTTTCTTTTTCGCATTCACACCCTGCAATAAGTTCATAGGTAAGATAAGCACTTGCTTCATCAAGAAATTCGCAACAATACTCTTGTAGCCAGTCATCTTCACTATCGCAACCTTCTCTAAGTTCCTCAATGTCGATTGGTAGCCCATCTGCAACTGCTTTATAAATATCTACTTCGTGCTTGCTCCAGCGGTTATCACCGCTCCATAGCTCGTAAAACTTTCCGCTTTTACCATTTGGCGTAGAGATTACACGAATTTTATACCCTCTTGTAATTGTCGGATAAAGTGCTGTCCAAATCTTACGGCTGTCTCTGTGAAAGGCAAATTCATCTAATACGACATTTCCTGAAAATCCTCTTGCTGTATCAGGATTTGCAGGAAGTCCAATGATTTTTGAACCATTTGGCAAATTAAGTTCCAGCATTTTATATGCACGATTATCATCAATCTGAAATTCATCTTCGATAACCTCACATACATGTCCAATCGCCTTTGCGTGCATCTGTACCTTTTCCATGAGCTCCTTAGATTGCCGTTCACCACGGCTTAAAAGCACCCATAAGGTTTTATGCTCAACTGCATCGAGTACAACCTCTAAAGCTACACCAAAAGAAAATCCCGTCTGCCTGCCCTTGTTTGCAATTTTGAAACGACTCTTATCGCTGATCCACTCTTTTTGATACTGATAAAGCGGAACAAGACCACTAAGTTGTGATGCCATAAATCTGTTCCTTGATATATGATAATGTTTCCGGATCTAAATTTTTCTTTCCAGCCGTTTTAGATTCAATATTTCTCATTGCTTCATCCGCTTTACGTTTTGCTTCAAGTTTGAGCTTTTCACGCTGTACTGCCGATCGTTCCAAAAGTGCTAACGCCTTTAAAATTTCACCGGTCTTTGTATCATCAAGATTTTCAGTCAAAACTAATTTTTCCATGATTAGTTGTAAGGCAAGCTGCGTTGCTGCTTCGGTCATTTCCAAACTTGGACCATCTTTAGATTCCGTAACAATCGTTTTAGCCTGTTCACGCACGATTTTTAGTCGTTCCAGTTTTGTTAAAAATGTTTTACCATAACGCCCAACACTAGATTTACTAATCTCATGCCCTTCACCGCGAACATAGACTGCAATCTGCTCGTATGTTTCACCATTAACCAATCTTTGATTAATTGCTTCAACAAGTTCCGCTGGTAAAATACTTGTGATTTTACTATGAGTCCGCCTAGCCATCTAAATCCACTCCTGGATCAGCGTCAATGCTTCCTTCTAGCAAATCTTTTCCTTTCGCAGTTAATTTAACTAAGCACCTTGTAATTCCAACCTCTGGTGAATTAACATCCTTCATTTCCACATAACCCTTTTCTGCTAAATAGGCTAAATACGTTTTCACTTGTGGCGGTGAACAACAATACTGCACATCAGTCAAAATTTCAGATATCAAATGATCACCTGTAAGATTTGGATAGTTGATATCTAAAATTTTCATAATGCGACCACGAATTTCTCTTGCTACATGACCCCTCAACCTCTTTCACCACCCGATAACAATTTTGCTACATTTTCATTAATATGAGATACATCCGTTGTTAAACGATCAACTTTAGTATCTAAATTAGATATGGCACGCAGGAAATCATCACGAAAAACATAAGTATGCGGAAGCTGATTTTTCATCTTTTCCAAATTTTCTTGTGTCTTTTTTATTTCTTCGTGATTTTCTTTCATTTTTTCTTTTATGCTACTTTGTAAATCCCGAAGAAAATAACCAATACATCCTATTGCACCAACCAAAACAGACATAATCAAATCTTGCACACTCATTAGAATTTCACCTCAACCCCTGCGCCATAGAATTCTTTGATTTTAGGGACTTTGCCAATGAGTTTGTATTCAATATTTCCATGATTGCGAATAACGCCAGCACTTGCCACAAACCCTTGATTGGTTAGATATCCACCAATTAAAATATTTTTCTCATTTTCAGCTAACCGATAATTTACTTCGTGATTGACTAAATCCGTAACATCAATAGTTGCATTCGTAGAAACGCTGCCAACTAATTTTCCATCTTCAAATTTAGTCGTTTCGCCTTTAAGTCCATCAAGCTTGTAATCATTACCGTTATATTTCATTGAAATACTTGGTGGCGAAACGGCAAGGTCAATGTCCGTTTGTTCCTTTGCCGTGACTTCATTCCCAGCCGAATCCCGATAAATAATCGTTTCTTTCGGCACATACTGAATTTTTGTTTCTGTCACCGTATCAGTGAGGATAGTTGGTGACTTATTTTTTTCCTGATTAAATTTATCCTGTAATGCTAAATAATTTGCATTTAAACCTTGTAACTTTTCAACATATTGATGCGAAAGGTACAAATAGCAACCAATCGCACCAGCAATACCAATAAGAAAAAGTAAGACTACTTTTCTTTTATCCACTGCCCAGCCCTCCCAACTACTCTTTAAAGTAATTTTGTTACGCCAAATCCAACTAACACGCCAACCCCAAAGCAAACAATAGCTGTCTTTTTTACTTGACGATTTGCGTATTTTTCAACCTCATTACGCGTTTTCTGATTAAATTGATTTAAACTTTTTTCTGCACTAAGCAAAAATGTAATTGCTTTGTTAAACATATAAATCCCTCACTTTTAATTATTTTGATACCAGATTGCCTTGCCACGGATTGTTTGCAATAACGCATACAAGTTGTCTCCTGGACATGCTGTACAATTCGTATCACGATGTCCAACTACAAATTTCTCTGTAATATCTAGCCCATATTCCATACAAAGTTTAGCCAACAGCAAGGCTGTACTTTCAATCTGTTCTGGTGTTGGATTTCCCACATCGAAATCACCGCTTACATGAATACCAATACTTCGGCTATTCGTTTGATCATCATGCGCACCAACGCACCAATGTGGTCTTCCCACTTCAATAGTGCCATCTTTTGAAATTACATAATGATAGCCACATCCACTCCACCCCTGATTAAGATGCATTTTATGAATGTCAGTAGCATGGTAATCTCTATCTACGCCATCTCCCGTGTGATGAATCACAATTAAATTTGTTTTTGTACGATCTGTTAGACTTTTAAAATTCAACCCAAAATCTTTGATTTTTACATCACGCATAGATTAAATTCCTCTCCTTTCCGATTGTTCCGATTGTATTTTGTTCCCGTTTAAATACTTGTCCCCAACCTTTCCCACTGTCGCACAAGTAATCGTGAAAGATGCGAAAATGGAATACCCTCCCCAATCAATGTTTAAACAAGCTAAATACATACTGACAATTGCAAATGTAATAAATGAACAAAATGAAATTGTGTTCACTAGACTTGCCTTGCCATCATAGCCATACAAACAATCCTTAAAAAATTCTTTCATTCCCTCACCACCTCCCAGATAAAATAAAAAATCCTAGTACGAACTTTTCAGTTCATACTAGGATTTTACTTGTTTATTTATAAAGCATCATTATATAGCACTTTAGAAATTTACTTTACAGATTTACTTTATCTTGAAAAAGGGATATTTGATTTTTTTCTAGCTGTTCTTTTGTGATAATATTTCTAATCCACATTTCCGACAAATTATATTGTAGAGCCAGCTCCTTATAATTATTTCCGTTAAATTGTTTTACGATTATCCTGTCACGCGCTCTGGCAATGACATTATCAAACTTGGGAACGTAAAACGATGTTCCACCTAATTCATCACTTAACCTGACAAATGCCTCTATTCCCATTATGTTAGCAGCATCAAGACAATATGGTGGCAAATCGCTCATTGTCATTTCTTTAATTAACGCTTTGCGACCTTCGCTATTCATTTTTACCTCCCAATTCTACAACGATTTTTTCTTTCTTGCAAGCATTGCTTTCAATCCTTCTATCACTTTGCTCGTCTCATCACGCGTTTGTGGCCACGGCTTTTTAATCACTCGTCTGCAAAAACCTTGCTGACGTTCAGGTTCTAACATTTCCATATCTATAAACAATTGATTGACCTTATTAAGTTGCGCTGGATAAGGAAGACCATTTGGATCAGCGTATAAAGGTTTATTTTTTTGATATACTCTTTTCGCTTTATTTTTAAAACCAATCTTTTCAAGGTAAGCCATGACACTTTTAAATCCATCCGCTGTAAGATTTTTAGCAGACTCTACGCCTCCATATAAATCTAGTACACTCCTGTAATCCATATCATCTAACCCAAGCTGACTTTTAGCAATATGTAGTAAAGCTAACTGCTTTGACGTGATTTTTTCTTTTGAATTTTTTAATGCCCCCATAACTTATCCCGCCTTATTAGAGTTAAGCGTAAGACTAAGCGATTCTTCTAGCCAAATTGCTTTTTTAATTTCTTCAACATTCAACTTTTCTAAATCAAAAAATCTAGCAATTAAATCATAGTTTTTAGCTTCTTTTATTGCATCCAGTTCTTCTTCTAATTCGCCAGGGCAGCCAAAACTTTCAAGCAAATTCTTATCCGACGCATAATCACCCTTCAATTTTTTCTTAGCTACTTTGGCTGCTTTATCGTCTAACCCTAAGCTAATTAAAATATTGTGAATATTATGCTGTTTGTAATCACCCTTGCAAATTGCAATTAAAGCCTGTTTAAACCGCGTTTCAACATCATATTTTACCTCTAATTTTCTCATAATTTTATCTTCAGCTAAGGTCGAATCCGTGTCATTATCCAAAACATTTTTAAGTTTTTCGTAATTATCCACTTCAAATTTAGTCTTATACGATACTTCGCAACTGCCAGAATCAGAAGCAAATTTGACATATTTGATATTTTTATTCTCAATATCTGCAATTGCTTTGCTCTGAAGCTTTGCTTTCACCATATCCAGCATTTTTTTATGATTTTTGTTCACTCCATCAAGCATAATTGCTACATTAACTAACTTCTCTACATCTTCACATTGATTTATATAGTCAGAAAAACTCTCAACGTTAGTAAAATCCATACCCTACGCCTCCCATACTTTCAATAATTCAAGCGTACATTTACGGCAAAGATACCGACCTTGATACATTTTCACATTATCACTGCATCCACAAAAAATGCAATTACCTTCCGTCCGCTTCATGACGATGCTCCCCTCGTCATTCACGCTCACATTAAATTTGTCCCCTGCTTCCATTCCATAATCACGGCGAAGAGCAGCAGGAACGGAAATCCCGCCTGCTCTCGTCATTTTTTTATTGAAATCCATCAATATTCCTCCTCTTCGCTAGCATATTCAAGTACTATATTATGGTCATCGAGAACCAATTTAGCCCCTGTTGTATAAAGCTTAAATAAAGTTGCTTCAACTCCATATAATCCACCCATGATTGTACGATTGTTAAACTCACAATCTCTAATCCTAACACTTGTAACTATACCCTCTTTATTTACAGTTAACCTATATTTGCATCTATATTCCTCAACATCTTCTTTTGGATCGAAACAAATAAATATTAAGATACCATTAGGGTCTGAGCAATGGAAAGACATCTCTTTTCCCCAATAATCATCGTCATATTCTGTAACATGATCTTTCATTTCTCTAATGATCTCCGATAACTTATATTCAGTTTTGGTATCGCATAACAAAGCATTCATTTCATTCTTTATTTTTTCGATTCCACATATACTAACCTCTTCTTGTAAATAATCGTTAATTGCGTTCATCACCATTACGTTGTAACTACTAATATTTAATTCTTCTAAATTAATATTAAGTTTTTCTTTAATTTTAGACTCTAAATCTTTACTAAAATCACTATAGGAAGAAAATAGATCAGAAACAACACTCGAAATTGTTTCCTTTAGTCTTTTTTCAACAACTTCTTCAAGATACCCGTCGGCTTCAATTTTAGCCAATTTATCATTTACGATTTTATTTAAATCCATTAATAATCCCCCTTCTACTTGAATAGCAACCTTTTCACCCAACCAATAAATCCTTTTCGCCTAGCTCCCATATGCAAATTTTCTATACTATAGCCGTTTTTCGTAAGTTTCTTCATCATACGCTGATAATCACTTTCTTAGCTGAACGTATATGCTCAATTGCTATAGCTTCCTTACATTGATTTGCAATTGTCCAAGCAAAAAGAAATAATTTGACCATGATTCTAAATGCCCCAATAGAATTTGCCACCTTGTAAAGCTCGTTTAAACAATCTTCGTCAAGCTCAACTCCATTTTGCAATACAATTGCCTTTACATCTTCCATTTTTACCTTCATATCTAACGCAATTCGTACTGCACGACTGAAAAATTGACCAGTGATTGTTTTATTTCGTTCTGTAATACTTTCCATAATTGCAGGATTTCCAACTAAAACAAGTGGACATTTCGTTGCATCATAGATACGTCTAAGCGTTTCAAGTCCATCTAAGCGTAAAAAATGTGCTTCATCAATGAGAATCGGTCTATTTGTATTTTTAAGAATAGCAATAATGTTCTTTTCAAGGCTTTTATTACGACCTTCAGCTTTTTTATTGAGAGCTTCCAATATTTCTTCCATCACATCACGACCACTGCGAATATTAGGACTTGCAGTGAAAAATAAGCTATTAGGATTTTCCGCAACCCATTTATTTATCGTCACTGTTTTTCCAATGCCTGGCGCACCGTAGATTACAATTACATCATTTCTATCATTTGCATATTGAAGACCAAACCACATTTCTTTCATCACTGCCGTCACTACGCGTTCAGGTTCTTTTACCGAAAACACTGCTTCTTTACGTGTTTCCTCAATTCCAAGCACTGCCATAATCTTTTTCGCTACATTTTCAACGCGTCCATGGTATTTATTTGCTAAGAAACTAGATAATGAACCGCCTGAAATTCCTGCCATCTTAGCAAATTTCTCCTGAGAAATTTCTTTATGCATATCTAAATAAGCATTCACTTTTTCTATGATGATAGAAATATCTAACTCTTGATTTTCCATACTAAAAATCCCCTTTCCGCTTTTCTATTTTTGCCTTTGCCATAATCTCAAATGGATTTATATCATCCGTTCCTGTCGCTTTCATTGCCCGAACTGCCTCTCTACCTGCTTGCGGTAATGGAACCATTTCAACAACTTTATTTGGTGTAACATCAGCAGCAATATTGCCATATAGCTTGTAAAGTTCAGTAATATCAGCCGGTGCAAGCGGTTTTACTTTCTTTGTCGCTTGATAAGACGGATGATTTAACACTGCTTTTTTCTCAATTGCTTTACGTGCCATTTCCGCGCCCAATACTTCTTTATCTGCATTAATCGCAGCTATCGCCTCAATTCTATTTGCTTCACCCAAATATTCATCCTTCGTTGTATATAACCAAATCTTACTTAAATCTTCCTCACGATACCGCACGTAAACAGCTTGTCCTTTTTTGAGAATCGAATCTTTTAAGTAGTATTCACTACCTTTGAAGGCAACACCGTTACGTCCAATCTTGAATGGATTCGTTGATTTCATGAAAAATAACCGCATTACACTTGGATCAGCTGTACGCATTGGAAGTCGCGTCCGCATAAAGGTTGCATCTGGACATTCCCCTTCACGCCCTTTACCTTGCGAAACCTGTTTATTTAGTACGTTTTTCGCCCAATCATTAAAGATTTGCTTGAACTCATCCAAGCTAACTCCGTATTTTTTCGGCTGTTTGAGTTTCTTTTCTAAATCGTCAGGACGCTCTTTTGCATTACGTCCGCAATAGGTCGGAAAAGGCTTGGAAAACCATTCGACAACGTTTCTAAATTCACGTTCAACTACTTTCGCCCTTGCATTTTCAACTATGGCAAAATGCGTTTTTACTTTTAGTCGTTCCATGAGCGTTGCCGTTCGTTTCCCTTCTTCGATCAGCAATTCCTTATCTTCTTCGGTTAGCTTTTTCCCCCGATTGCCCCGGCCTGCAAATTTATGCGAACAATAATCACGTCCGTTATCTATATAGATATCTCGTGGCAAGCCAATCGCTGGATCAAGTGCAGCATTTGCAAAAGCTGCAATAATTTCATCCGTGCATGGGGAAAGATTTACCGTCCAGCCAACTAGCTTCCGACTTCTCATATCCATCCAAGCCGTCAGCCAAGGTCTTGTCCATTTTGGCTTTTCAACTGAACCTGTATTAATAAATAAATCAAACACATGATGATCACCGACAAAAACCTCACCTGCTGAAATGCTTTCATAGTCACGCTGCGTATATGCTTGGCTGTTATCATAGAAGTTCTTTTCTCCGAAGCGTTTGAGTCTGCGAACCGCTTCGGGAATATCCTGCTTTGCCATGCGTGCTACCGTCTTCAAAGAAGGAATCTCCCAGCTTTCTTTTTTCGCTTCAAGTTCAAGTAACCGATAACAAAAACCAATACTAGGTCTTGTTAGTTGTAGATACTGTCCGCAGAAAAAATCCCATGCGTTAGCATCTATTGCCCGTTGCTCTTTTCGCTTGCCGTAGCCTGTGAGTAGTCCCATCAAGCCATCTTTTTTATATTGACGACCCCAATTATACAGCGTTGATTTAGATATCACTTCATCTGGATGCGCTTCGTTCCACACCGTTACAAAGTTGTCCGTCAATACCGTTTTCTTACCAGCCACGGCGATATATGCTTCATATTGCTTTAGAATTTGATATCTACGATTTGCTATATCTCGTTGCCACTGCGCCGCAGTATCATATTCGTTTGATACTACGCGTTCTGGTTCATCAATTAGCTTATTAGCTACCATATACTTAGTTTGTGCTTCAAGTTTCAAGCTAGATAGTGCTATTTTAGCTATTTGTCCGCTTTTTCCACCCCGTACCCCCTCAACATATTGAACATTTTCATATTTTCCTGACGAAATATTCTTTTGAACAGCCCGCTCGCTTATCCCAAGTAATTCAGCAGTTTCAGCTGTATTTAAAAAGTATTCAGCCATTTACAGCACGTCCTTTAACAAAAGACTGCCGAATATAAGCTTTACCGTCCATGATATACTTGATTTTCTTTATTCCGTTGATAATAGAACAAACCATGATTACTTTCACTGTACATCACCCCGCAAACCATTCCATTCATTTGTAAGTTGACGCTTCTTTTTTTGTATCGCCTTTTCTGCCTGGGACAATCGCCCAAGTTCTAATAGATAGATTTCATCTGATTTCACCATTCGTCCACCCGATGCAGAAACTAAGATATCCAGCATGGTATAGTCCTTCGTTATCTTGCAAAAAATCGGGAAGTATTCGGCAGGCATCCGATACCCTTCTTTTGATTCTGCCGTATAGGCATTTAGCATACTTTCTGTTATCTCCATGCCCAAGTATTCTGACATTCTCCCTGCAATTTCATATCGCTTTAACCCGCAGTTTTTAATTGCTTCTGAAATTGCATCCTTTATCCGTAAGCCCAACGGCTTAGTTTCTTTTTGATAATCTTCTTTAGCAAATTTTTTAGGATTGATTTCTTCAATCATTTCAAATAAATTTAGCTGATTTTCTTTAGCCACATCTATTTTTGTTTTACGTTTTGCCATTTTCAAAACCGCCAATCTAAGGTATACTTTGTTTAAAGTAATTTATTCAATTACTTTATTGTAGTGAATGTAAAGTAACATGCGTCCAAACATACGTACTTTACATTCACGCTACATAAGATGACCAAATTTCATCAATGTCCTTGCCAAGGATTCTAGCAATTTCTTCTTGAATCCGACGGCTCTTCGACCGTCCATGAATAACTTGATGTATCATCACATGAGATACATCAAACTTACGAGCAATAGACATCTGCGTAACCCCCTTTAACCGAAACACCGCCAAAATTTCATTTGCCGTCATACTACCACCTTCTTATTAAAATTTTCTTTGCTATCCACTCTACTCCATCGAACTTTTTATATGCGTACTATTTTCTACCTATAATTATATTTGGAGAATAAAATGAAAACAGAATCAAAACCTACAAAAATTAAACTTCCACCCGTCAGATTAGACGTTGAAACCTTGTTCAACATTGAAGAACTTGCAAATAAATACTACAAAAAAATAACATTCAAATTAGAGAATACAACTCATACATATTCTTTTAACTCCATAACAGAGATAAACTCTATAAAAGACTATCGTTTTCACAACATGTATATCACTTTTGATGAATATCCTCATCCAATATCAATTAATCTTTCTAATTTACATGGTGAAATTATCATCTCTACAGATTCACCCCAAGACTTAGGTACAGCTGCAAAATTGAAAGCATTATTCACCGATACTTCTTCAATATTTATAAAACTTCTTTATCACAATGAAAGTATAATTTTTATACCTCTACTTTTTGCTTGTTTGTCTTTAATTTCTTGTTATCTATTTTTTTCTACACAAACCATAATCTCTATTTCATCATTCGTATACTTACTAACTACGATGATTATCACTATAAAGACTGTAAAATTTCCCAATTATTCTATAATATATATTAGAAAAAAGCCTCTTACTTTTATGCAACTTATAAAAATAGAGAAGAAAACATTAATAATATATTTTATTTTTCCTATAGTAATTGCAGTACTTAGTTTTTTATTGGGCAAACTTTTTAAATAAAATTTTTTAGCATAACTACTATAGCCCAAGAAATAATTATTGATATTAATGGAATAATTATAAAAAAACTAATAAATTCCTCACTGGTTTGTAAATATTTAAAATCTGAACCAATCCAAGAAAAACTACAAGAAACTAACCACATAAAAATTATTTTTTTTAACAAATGTATCACCTTTCCAAAACTTTAACTTACACTTCCATACATTCAACAACCCCCAATTTTTAAACCTACCGCCGACACAAATTTCACTCTAATTTTTTGCCCGTAGATGTAAAAATTCAGAAAGGTGCTGATTGTCATAGAATATATACAAGATAAAGAATTTTTTCATATCAGCGTACCAAAATTTTATTCTCAATTTCCAGAATGGTCTCTTAATGAGACTCGATTTATTGGGAAAACTACTAATCCCTTTTTTTCTTATTATGATAAAACAAGCTATCAAGTTCTAGACAAAACCAAGACTACTGCTTATCCATTTAATAAAATTGCAAATGTAATGAATGAAATTATATCCGGACGAACCCAAATACCACATGATTTACCGAACTTTTATCACTGCAATCCCAATCGCTGTTTTTCTGAACTTTACAGTTATTTCAAAGATTATCTACTCTTAACGAGGGAATGGATATATGAAGAAGTACGGAAAGAATCGTTTCCACATCTACCTTCAAGGCAAAAAGGCCTTTGGGTTATTCCTATAAACGAAAGTCTTAAAGCTTCCTTAACCTTCTGGGAAAAAAACCTAGTCTCTAATGAAAATGCTAAATTTTTAAAATTAAAATTAACTGGAAAATTACACTTAACTAGTGAAGAGTTTCTTTTAAGTGACTCACTATCTTTAGATCAATTTCGACAAACTGCATTTAAATACTGGCTTGGTTGTAATAATCCTAAAAATCCAGAACAATTAGAATGTATTTTTGAAGGTTTTGCCTCTGTAACCCATATCTATGACTCCCTAGAAGAAATTAATTTTTAATATTAATTTCTTAAACACTATGATTATTGTTAGAAATATCTGTCCGTTTTAAAGCTTCTTGAAAAGATATCGATGGTTTATTTTCCATCTCTACTATAACAGGCAGAATCTGTTTTATAACTTCCGCAGTAATCAACGATGCAATTTTTACAATTCTATTTTCTTCTATCACATTATCATCCCTTCGCCTATTATTTTGTGCTATATTCAATTTTCAGTAAGCCAACCCACTTCTCCACTCTGCCGACGCGTATTAAAAATTTTCCGTCCATTTGGACAAGCTTCAGTTATACAATTATTTTTTTCCCTTGCCCTGCACCGTTTCAAAGTTGGGCTTTATGGGAATACTTAACTTATATATTCAACTTACATTTTTATTCTACTCTAATATATGAGTAAAGTCAACTCTTTTATATGAGTGAGGTGATTTATTTGCAAATTACAAATGAAAATAAGATTATAATAGATAGGATTCGTGATTTACGTATAAAAAACGGACTATCCCAAGCTAAATTTGCTCAATTAATTAATGTATCATCTGGCAATGTAGGTTCATGGGAAACATATAAAACTCTCCCCGGTGCTATTGCTTTAAAAAACATTGCTCTAAAATTAGAGTGTTCGTTAGATTGGCTTATATTAGGCAATGAAGAAAAAAAACTTATTTTACCAGAACAAAAAAACGAGGTCATTTTCGACCCCGAGCTAAAGCGTATGATAGACATTTTAAAAGAATTAATGACAAATGAAAATCCACATATGAGAAGTTGGGCAATTATCCAAT
This genomic interval from Selenobaculum gibii contains the following:
- a CDS encoding terminase large subunit domain-containing protein produces the protein MASQLSGLVPLYQYQKEWISDKSRFKIANKGRQTGFSFGVALEVVLDAVEHKTLWVLLSRGERQSKELMEKVQMHAKAIGHVCEVIEDEFQIDDNRAYKMLELNLPNGSKIIGLPANPDTARGFSGNVVLDEFAFHRDSRKIWTALYPTITRGYKIRVISTPNGKSGKFYELWSGDNRWSKHEVDIYKAVADGLPIDIEELREGCDSEDDWLQEYCCEFLDEASAYLTYELIAGCECEKETSIILPEFFNPFGDLFLGLDIGRKKDLSVIWLWEKLGDVFYTRAVHELVKMKFRSQKKILYEYLRLLKLRRACIDCTGIGANLAEDAQLDFGKSRVEQVTFTSASKAQMAVNMKQIFEDKQARIPVVKAIRNDLHSVKKLVTAAGNIRYDADRNENGHADRFWAAALGLHAGQAEFVPVEYKSVAKKRFKRKGAY
- a CDS encoding phage protein Gp27 family protein, with the protein product MARRTHSKITSILPAELVEAINQRLVNGETYEQIAVYVRGEGHEISKSSVGRYGKTFLTKLERLKIVREQAKTIVTESKDGPSLEMTEAATQLALQLIMEKLVLTENLDDTKTGEILKALALLERSAVQREKLKLEAKRKADEAMRNIESKTAGKKNLDPETLSYIKEQIYGITT
- a CDS encoding N-acetylmuramoyl-L-alanine amidase; protein product: MRDVKIKDFGLNFKSLTDRTKTNLIVIHHTGDGVDRDYHATDIHKMHLNQGWSGCGYHYVISKDGTIEVGRPHWCVGAHDDQTNSRSIGIHVSGDFDVGNPTPEQIESTALLLAKLCMEYGLDITEKFVVGHRDTNCTACPGDNLYALLQTIRGKAIWYQNN
- a CDS encoding Mor transcription activator family protein, which codes for MNSEGRKALIKEMTMSDLPPYCLDAANIMGIEAFVRLSDELGGTSFYVPKFDNVIARARDRIIVKQFNGNNYKELALQYNLSEMWIRNIITKEQLEKNQISLFQDKVNL
- a CDS encoding regulatory protein GemA, translated to MGALKNSKEKITSKQLALLHIAKSQLGLDDMDYRSVLDLYGGVESAKNLTADGFKSVMAYLEKIGFKNKAKRVYQKNKPLYADPNGLPYPAQLNKVNQLFIDMEMLEPERQQGFCRRVIKKPWPQTRDETSKVIEGLKAMLARKKKSL
- a CDS encoding AbrB/MazE/SpoVT family DNA-binding domain-containing protein; amino-acid sequence: MDFNKKMTRAGGISVPAALRRDYGMEAGDKFNVSVNDEGSIVMKRTEGNCIFCGCSDNVKMYQGRYLCRKCTLELLKVWEA
- a CDS encoding AAA family ATPase, producing the protein MENQELDISIIIEKVNAYLDMHKEISQEKFAKMAGISGGSLSSFLANKYHGRVENVAKKIMAVLGIEETRKEAVFSVKEPERVVTAVMKEMWFGLQYANDRNDVIVIYGAPGIGKTVTINKWVAENPNSLFFTASPNIRSGRDVMEEILEALNKKAEGRNKSLEKNIIAILKNTNRPILIDEAHFLRLDGLETLRRIYDATKCPLVLVGNPAIMESITERNKTITGQFFSRAVRIALDMKVKMEDVKAIVLQNGVELDEDCLNELYKVANSIGAFRIMVKLFLFAWTIANQCKEAIAIEHIRSAKKVIISV
- a CDS encoding DNA-binding domain-containing protein: MAEYFLNTAETAELLGISERAVQKNISSGKYENVQYVEGVRGGKSGQIAKIALSSLKLEAQTKYMVANKLIDEPERVVSNEYDTAAQWQRDIANRRYQILKQYEAYIAVAGKKTVLTDNFVTVWNEAHPDEVISKSTLYNWGRQYKKDGLMGLLTGYGKRKEQRAIDANAWDFFCGQYLQLTRPSIGFCYRLLELEAKKESWEIPSLKTVARMAKQDIPEAVRRLKRFGEKNFYDNSQAYTQRDYESISAGEVFVGDHHVFDLFINTGSVEKPKWTRPWLTAWMDMRSRKLVGWTVNLSPCTDEIIAAFANAALDPAIGLPRDIYIDNGRDYCSHKFAGRGNRGKKLTEEDKELLIEEGKRTATLMERLKVKTHFAIVENARAKVVEREFRNVVEWFSKPFPTYCGRNAKERPDDLEKKLKQPKKYGVSLDEFKQIFNDWAKNVLNKQVSQGKGREGECPDATFMRTRLPMRTADPSVMRLFFMKSTNPFKIGRNGVAFKGSEYYLKDSILKKGQAVYVRYREEDLSKIWLYTTKDEYLGEANRIEAIAAINADKEVLGAEMARKAIEKKAVLNHPSYQATKKVKPLAPADITELYKLYGNIAADVTPNKVVEMVPLPQAGREAVRAMKATGTDDINPFEIMAKAKIEKRKGDF
- a CDS encoding helix-turn-helix domain-containing protein; its protein translation is MTANEILAVFRLKGVTQMSIARKFDVSHVMIHQVIHGRSKSRRIQEEIARILGKDIDEIWSSYVA